A DNA window from Brassica napus cultivar Da-Ae chromosome C1, Da-Ae, whole genome shotgun sequence contains the following coding sequences:
- the LOC125579810 gene encoding uncharacterized protein LOC125579810: MRCEVRSGDSTFFWFDNWLGTRSIIDTTGDLGLRYLCIPRQARVAEACPNEAWGMRGRGRRVFGDVYTAIENAQKPDARRGSDVILWKHNEEDFKDHFSAARTWEQIRVRGPEVPWHHLVWFTQGVPRHAFIVWLTFKDRLSTGVRMRQWGIAQGCMLCGEPDESRDHLFFACPYTFTVWSNLTATLLGTVASPDWTTMVTSLLRRNRNKMDAILLRMIFHTTIYLVWKERNSRRHLGPWVTTEAITRQIDKAIRNRISSLKYTGQHKLESLFRRWVEVYIRQ; this comes from the coding sequence ATGCGCTGTGAAGTTAGAAGTGGTGACTCGACTTTCTTCTGGTTTGACAACTGGTTAGGCACTAGAAGTATTATTGACACAACAGGAGATCTGGGACTGCGGTACTTGTGTATTCCTCGACAAGCTCGTGTAGCTGAAGCGTGTCCAAATGAGGCTTGGGGTATGCGTGGGCGAGGGAGGAGAGTGTTTGGTGATGTGTATACTGCCATTGAAAATGCTCAGAAACCAGACGCTAGGAGGGGAAGTGATGTTATTTTATGGAAACACAATGAGGAGGATTTTAAGGACCATTTCTCAGCGGCTAGAACATGGGAACAGATTAGAGTTCGGGGGCCAGAAGTACCTTGGCATCATCTAGTGTGGTTTACCCAAGGAGTACCACGCCACGCTTTCATTGTTTGGCTGACGTTTAAAGATAGACTCTCTACAGGAGTCCGTATGCGACAGTGGGGGATCGCACAGGGTTGTATGTTATGTGGAGAGCCTGACGAGAGCAGGGACCACCTGTTTTTTGCTTGCCCTTACACGTTTACGGTCTGGTCTAATCTAACTGCTACTCTGCTAGGCACCGTTGCTTCTCCGGATTGGACGACGATGGTGACTTCTCTGCTACGACGCAATAGAAACAAGATGGATGCTATCCTTTTGCGAATGATCTTCCATACAACCATTTATTTGGTTTGGAAGGAGCGCAACTCTCGTAGACACTTGGGGCCTTGGGTAACTACAGAAGCGATTACCAGGCAGATTGATAAAGCAATCCGAAACAGGATCTCTTCGTTGAAGTACACTGGGCAACATAAGTTGGAAAGTCTGTTCCGTCGATGGGTGGAAGTATATATTCGACAATAG
- the LOC125580123 gene encoding subtilisin-like protease SBT2.5 gives MESSSTELYYVFLKRDPEYERLKEIRTKKGEEELDRYLEKRHEEILESNLEPGSYKRTVSLVVVHGFGVEITKHQAQVLRSADGVYTVEKNEEIKLVSS, from the exons ATGGAAAGTTCGAGCACAGAACTCtattatgtatttttgaaaagagACCCTGAGTATGAGCGTCTTAAAGAAATCCg GACAAAGAAAGGTGAAGAAGAGTTGGACAGGTACCTAGAAAAGAGACATGAGGAGATTCTTGAAAGTAACCTTGAGCCTGGCTCTTATAAGAGGACCGTTTCTCTTGTCGTTGTTCACGGTTTTGGTGTTGAGATCACCAAGCACCAG GCCCAAGTGCTAAGATCAGCCGATGGGGTTTATACGGTGGAAAAGAACGAAGAAATTAAACTTGTGTCGAGttaa
- the LOC106441481 gene encoding probable polygalacturonase: MWRFSVLILLFSHLAVSSSSLGDSEATCSGIVSLPNRNDRISITDFGGVGDGRTVNTKAFREAIYRIQHLKRRGGTLLYIPPGVFLTESFNLTSHMTLFLAKGAVLKAVQDTWNWPLIDPLPSYGRGRELPGARYMSFIHGDGLRDVVITGENGTIDGQGEVWWNMWRSRTLKFTRPNLIELKNSKEIIISNVVFQNSPFWNIHPVYCSDVVIHHVTILAPQDSPNTDGIDPDSSSNVCIEDSYISTGDDLVAIKSGWDEYGIAFGRPSSNITIRRITGSTPFAGIAIGSETSGGIKNIVAEHISLSNMGVGVNIKTNIGRGGYIKNIKISNVYVENARYGIKIAGDTGDHPDAYYNPNALPVVKGIRINNVWGVNVRNAGSIQGLKDSPFTGICLSEINIHGSLNTYRTWKCSDVIGTSLKVSPWPCSELRTTGGSYSCSSTF; encoded by the exons ATGTGGCGGTTCTCCGTTTTGATTCTCCTCTTCTCACACCTAGCCGTCTCTTCCTCGTCCTTGGGTGATTCGGAGGCAACATGCTCCGGTATAGTCTCGTTACCGAACCGGAACGATAGGATCTCGATAACAGACTTTGGTGGCGTGGGAGACGGCAGGACGGTGAACACTAAGGCGTTTAGGGAGGCTATATATAGGATACAGCACCTGAAGAGGAGAGGAGGCACGCTTCTGTATATACCTCCCGGAGTGTTTCTCACGGAGAGCTTCAATCTCACCAGCCATATGACTCTCTTCTTGGCTAAAGGCGCTGTACTCAAAGCTGTTCAG GATACATGGAACTGGCCACTGATTGATCCTTTGCCATCTTATGGAAGAGGGAGGGAGTTACCAGGGGCACGTTATATGAGTTTTATTCATGGTGATGGCCTTCGTGATGTAGTCATCACTG GAGAAAACGGGACAATAGACGGTCAAGGAGAAGTGTGGTGGAACATGTGGCGCAGTAGAACCCTAAAGTTCACTAGACCGAATCTAATCGAGCTCAAAAACTCCAAGGAGATCATTATCTCCAATGTTGTTTTCCAGAACTCACCCTTCTGGAACATTCATCCTGTGTATTGCAG TGACGTTGTCATCCATCACGTTACCATCTTAGCTCCACAAGATTCACCCAACACTGATGGAATCGATCCAG attccAGCTCCAACGTCTGCATAGAAGACTCCTACATCTCAACAGGAGACGACCTTGTTGCAATAAAAAGCGGTTGGGACGAGTACGGAATCGCTTTTGGCCGTCCAAGCTCAAACATAACGATCCGCCGCATCACAGGATCGACCCCTTTCGCAGGTATCGCAATAGGAAGCGAAACATCAGGAGGGATCAAGAACATTGTAGCAGAACACATCAGTCTATCCAACATGGGCGTTGGAGTCAACATCAAGACAAACATTGGTCGCGGAGGAtacattaaaaacattaaaatctcCAACGTTTATGTCGAAAACGCTAGGTACGGGATCAAGATCGCGGGAGATACTGGAGATCACCCTGACGCTTATTATAACCCAAACGCTCTCCCAGTCGTTAAGGGAATACGTATCAATAACGTTTGGGGAGTTAACGTTCGAAACGCTGGATCCATTCAAGGCCTTAAGGATTCACCTTTCACAG GGATATGTTTGAGTGAGATTAACATACATGGAAGCTTGAATACGTACCGGACGTGGAAGTGTTCCGATGTTATTGGAACTTCGCTGAAGGTCAGTCCTTGGCCTTGTTCGGAGCTGAGAACTACTGGTGGATCTTATTCGTGTTCTTCCACTTTCTGA
- the LOC106441492 gene encoding long chain acyl-CoA synthetase 4: MTQQLEKFIFQVEEGREGSDGRPSVGPVYRSVFAKDGFPEPIEGMDSCWDVFRMSVEKYPNNPMLGRREIVDGKPGKYVWQTYQEVYDIVIKLGNSLRSCGVEEQAKCGIYGANSPEWIISMEACNAHGLYCVPLYDTLGAGAVEFIITHSEVSIVFVEEKKISELFKTCPKATEYMKTVVSFGGVTREQKEAAETFGLVIYAWDEFLKLGEGKQFDLPIKKKSDICTIMYTSGTTGDPKGVMISNESIVTLIAGVIRLLKSANEALTVKDVYLSYLPLAHIFDRVIEECFIQHGAAIGFWRGDVKLLIEDLGELKPTIFCAVPRVLDRVYSGLQQKLAAGGFFKKFMFDSAFSFKYGHMKKGQSHVEASPLCDKLVFSKVKQGLGGNVRIILSGAAPLASHVESFLRVVACCHVLQGYGLTESCAGTFVSLPDRLDMLGTVGPPVPNVDIRLESVPEMEYDALASTPRGEICIRGKTLFSGYYKREDLSKEVLIDGWLHTGDVGEWQPNGSMKIIDRKKNIFKLSQGEYVAVENLENIYGEVQAVDSVWVYGNSFESFLIAVANPNQHILEKWAAENGVSGDYNALCQNAKAKEFILGELVKMGKEKKMKGFEIIKAVHLDPVPFDMERDLLTPTYKKKRPQLLKHYQCVIDEMYKTTNESLASRK; this comes from the exons ATGACGCAGCAGCTAGAGAAATTCATCTTCCAAGTCGAGGAAGGGAGAGAAGGTAGCGATGGAAGACCATCCGTTGGACCTGTGTACCGCAGTGTCTTCGCCAAGGACGGGTTCCCGGAGCCGATCGAAGGAATGGATAGTTGCTGGGATGTTTTCCG CATGTCTGTTGAGAAGTATCCAAACAATCCGATGCTTGGCCGCCGTGAGATTGTAGACGGGAAG CCGGGGAAGTATGTATGGCAAACGTACCAAGAAGTCTACGACATTGTTATAAAGCTGGGAAACTCTCTCCGAAGTTGTGGAGTTGAGGAG CAAGCGAAATGTGGTATCTATGGTGCTAATTCTCCCGAGTGGATCATAAGCATGGAG GCATGTAATGCACATGGACTCTATTGTGTCCCTCTGTATGATACACTAGGCGCTGGTGCTGTGGAGTTCATTATTACCCATTCTGAGGTTTCAATTGTCTTtgtggaggagaagaagatctCTGAG TTATTTAAGACATGCCCAAAGGCCACAGAGTACATGAAGA CCGTTGTGAGCTTCGGTGGTGTCACACGTGAACAAAAAGAAGCAGCTGAAACTTTTGGGTTGGTCATATATGCTTGGGATGAGTTTTTGAAGCTG GGCGAAGGAAAGCAATTTGATCTTCCAATCAAAAAGAAGAGTGACATTTGCACGATCATGTATACTAGTGGAACCACTGGTGATCCAAAGGGAGTGATGATATCTAACGAAAGCATTGTTACCCTTATCGCTGGAGTGATCCGTCTACTGAAAAGCGCTAACGAAGCC TTGACTGTGAAAGATGTGTACCTTTCTTACCTTCCTCTCGCCCACATCTTTGACCGAGTTATCGAGGAGTGTTTTATCCAACATGGTGCTGCAATTGGCTTCTGGCGTGGG GATGTCAAGCTGTTGATAGAAGACCTTGGCGAGCTTAAACCAACTATTTTTTGCGCTGTACCTCGTGTGCTAGATAGAGTTTACTCAG GTCTTCAGCAGAAGCTTGCTGCTGGTGGATtcttcaaaaagtttatgtttgATTCTGCATTTTCCTT TAAATATGGACATATGAAGAAAGGACAGTCTCATGTAGAGGCCTCTCCATTATGTGACAAACTTGTATTCAGCAAG GTTAAACAAGGGCTCGGAGGCAACGTGAGGATCATTCTATCGGGAGCTGCTCCTCTCGCTAGTCACGTAGAGTCATTTCTAAGAGTGGTGGCTTGCTGTCATGTTCTCCAAGGATACG GTCTAACCGAGAGCTGTGCTGGGACTTTTGTCTCGCTGCCGGACCGACTGGACATGCTCGGGACAGTTGGACCACCAGTGCCAAACGTGGATATACGCCTTGAATCTGTACCCGAGATGGAATATGATGCTCTTGCAAGTACTCCACGTGGTGAAATCTGCATTCGGGGAAAGACCCTTTTCTCTGGATACTACAAACGTGAAGACCTCTCAAAAGAGGTTCTTATTGATGGATGGCTGCACACAG GTGATGTTGGGGAATGGCAACCAAATGGAAGCATGAAGATAATCGACAGGAAGAAGAATATCTTTAAACTCTCACAAGGAGAGTATGTTGCGGTCGAGAACTTGGAAAACATCTATGGTGAAGTACAAGCGGTTGATTCC GTGTGGGTGTACGGGAACAGCTTTGAATCCTTCCTAATCGCAGTCGCCAATCCAAACCAGCATATCCTTGAGAAATGGGCTGCAGAAAACGGTGTGAGCGGTGACTACAACGCTCTCTGTCAAAACGCAAAGGCAAAGGAATTCATCCTCGGAGAACTTGTGAAAATGGGCAAAGAGAAAAAG ATGAAGGGGTTCGAGATCATTAAGGCGGTTCATCTAGACCCAGTGCCGTTTGACATGGAACGCGATCTTCTTACTCCCACTTACAAAAAGAAGAGGCCTCAATTGCTGAAACACTACCAG TGTGTGATCGATGAAATGTACAAGACCACAAATGAGAGCTTAGCTTCCAGAAAGTAA
- the LOC106441502 gene encoding putative E3 ubiquitin-protein ligase UBR7 yields the protein MASGDFEDDAEATVTMEEYIESMDAEELEADLVLGGDEGDECTYPKGYMKRQAIFSCITCTPEGNAGVCTACCLTCHDGHELLELWTKRNFRCDCGNSKFGTLACKLLPGKDVENPENSYNHNFKGLYCSCDKPYPDPNGEDHGEMIQCCICEDWFHEEHLAPKPSDGVSSQIPRDEEGVPVYEDFICQNCSPVCSFLTLYPEKLWIAAKVDSNGSANASSDTTETNQTPTATEALQPENSTEAEKSVLRGCSEKLADSEPFPAAGCAIATGLTSCPEFEKKPLFVTKNWRNMLCKCEKCLEMYSERKVSYLLDAEDTIAEYENKAKEKRTEKLEKQEGEALDHFNNLDHVTKVELSHGIKDFKEGFRSLLESVGTSRAITSEDVEEMFSKLKNKRKRME from the exons ATGGCATCGGGTGATTTCGAGGACGATGCTGAGGCAACTGTAACGATGGAAGAGTACATCGAAAGCATGGATGCCGAAGAGCTG GAAGCTGACTTGGTGTTGGGTGGAGACGAGGGAGATGAGTGTACTTACCCAAAGGGTTACATGAAAAGACAGGCCATTTTCTCTTGCATTACATGTACTCCAGAGGGGAATGCTGGAGTCTGCACTGCCTGTTGCTTAACTTGTCACGATGGTCATGAG CTTTTGGAGCTCTGGACTAAGAGAAATTTCCGATGTGACTGTGGGAACTCCAAGTTTGGAACTTTAGCCTGTAAGCTTCTCCCGGGCAAAGATGTAGAGAACCCCGAGAATTCTTACAACCATAACTTCAAAGGCTTGTACTGCTCTTGCGACAAACCTTACCCTGACCCAAATGGGGAGGACCACGGGGAGATGATACAGTGTTGTATCTGTGAGGATTGGTTTCACGAGGAGCATCTCGCTCCCAAACCTTCAGACGGTGTTAGTAGCCAG ATTCCAAGAGATGAGGAAGGAGTGCCGGTTTATGAGGATTTCATTTGTCAAAACTGCTCTCCAGTTTGTTCGTTTCTCACACTCTACCCCGAGAAACTGTGGATTGCTGCTAAAGTTGATTCCAATGGTTCTGCTAATGCTTCTTCAGACACTACCGAGACAAACCAAACCCCCACAGCTACTGAAGCTCTCCAGCCTGAGAACAGCACTGAAGCTGAAAAATCTGTTTTGAGAGGATGCTCTGAGAAGCTCGCCGACTCTGAACCCTTTCCTGCGGCTGGTTGTGCTATTGCGACGGGTCTAACCTCGTGTCCTGAGTTTGAGAAGAAACCGCTGTTTGTAACCAAAAACTGGAGGAACATGCTATGCAAATGCGAGAAGTGCCTAGAGATGTACAGCGAGAGAAAGGTTAGCTATTTACTTGATGCAGAGGACACGATTGCCGAATACGAGAATAAGGCGAAGGAGAAAAGAACAGAGAAACTGGAGAAACAGGAAGGCGAAGCACTTGATCATTTTAACAATCTCGACCATGTAACTAAAGTTGAGCTCTCTCACGGCATCAAAGACTTCAAAGAAGGGTTCAGGAGTTTACTG gaGTCTGTTGGTACTTCAAGGGCGATAACGTCTGAAGATGTTGAGGAGATGTtctcaaaactgaaaaataaacGCAAAAGGATGGAGTGA